From a single Micromonospora pallida genomic region:
- a CDS encoding condensation domain-containing protein: protein MLISQSVRQIGASSEEVTYADFHGGRAATGPLTWGQRAMWRTVAEFASVQHSFLNLRRVLAVSARAGVDPARAVGALAALVGRHESLRTRVHPTDGDLRQVAAAEGRLPVLVHTAPGADPDGQETAGTLAARLGAPRFDHAVEWPLRAALVVVDGLVRQIVVVFSHSTVDFHATETVLRDLRMLLLRGVVPTPPGLQSLDVAERERQAERRRSDRAVAYWLRQFPALGAGRFAARAVPAPTPRYRQGALTSAAIHHAVRVLAARHGVSSSTVLLAATAAALSADGPEVCGIVTMANNRFQPAYDTAISKLNQIGLCRVDLTGRPDFAALLRRTRQASLDAYRHAYYDPIAMARAFAEHGYDHGTGFAPFCYLNDIRLPHDVSTSTVGALRAAPAGGFRWVEDLERFAWRCRIQVVDAPGAVELVVTADTAYLPAEQAERLLRAIEDRLVEAALSGR, encoded by the coding sequence GTGCTCATCTCCCAGTCCGTCAGGCAGATCGGCGCGTCGAGCGAGGAGGTCACGTACGCGGACTTCCACGGTGGCCGGGCCGCGACCGGGCCGCTGACCTGGGGGCAGCGCGCGATGTGGCGGACGGTGGCGGAGTTCGCGTCCGTCCAGCACAGCTTTCTCAACCTGCGCCGCGTGCTGGCCGTCTCGGCGCGGGCCGGGGTGGATCCGGCGCGGGCGGTGGGCGCGCTCGCCGCGCTGGTCGGCCGGCACGAGTCACTGCGCACCCGGGTCCACCCGACCGACGGTGACCTGCGCCAGGTGGCCGCCGCCGAGGGACGGCTGCCGGTGCTGGTGCACACGGCACCCGGGGCCGATCCGGACGGCCAGGAGACGGCCGGGACGCTCGCGGCGCGACTCGGTGCCCCCCGGTTCGACCACGCCGTCGAATGGCCGCTACGGGCCGCCCTGGTGGTGGTCGACGGGCTGGTCCGGCAGATCGTGGTGGTCTTCAGCCACTCCACCGTCGACTTCCACGCGACCGAGACGGTGCTGCGGGACCTGCGGATGCTGCTGTTGCGCGGGGTGGTGCCCACCCCGCCCGGCCTCCAGTCGCTGGATGTGGCCGAGCGCGAACGGCAGGCCGAACGACGGCGTTCGGACCGGGCGGTGGCGTACTGGCTCCGCCAGTTCCCGGCGCTCGGCGCGGGTCGCTTCGCCGCCCGGGCCGTGCCCGCGCCCACCCCCCGCTACCGGCAGGGCGCGTTGACCTCCGCCGCGATCCACCACGCCGTCCGGGTGCTCGCCGCCCGCCACGGGGTGAGCAGCTCCACGGTGTTGCTCGCGGCCACCGCCGCCGCGCTCAGCGCCGACGGTCCGGAGGTCTGCGGCATCGTCACCATGGCCAACAACCGCTTCCAACCCGCGTACGACACCGCGATCAGCAAGCTGAACCAGATCGGGCTCTGCCGAGTCGACCTCACCGGACGGCCGGACTTCGCCGCACTGCTGCGGCGCACCCGGCAGGCGTCGTTGGACGCGTACCGGCACGCCTACTACGACCCGATCGCGATGGCACGGGCCTTCGCCGAGCACGGCTACGACCACGGCACCGGGTTCGCGCCGTTCTGCTACCTCAACGACATCCGGCTGCCGCACGACGTGTCGACCAGCACGGTCGGAGCGCTGCGCGCGGCCCCAGCCGGTGGCTTCCGCTGGGTGGAGGACCTGGAGCGGTTCGCCTGGCGGTGCCGGATCCAGGTGGTCGACGCCCCCGGCGCGGTCGAGTTGGTGGTCACCGCCGACACCGCGTACCTGCCGGCGGAGCAGGCGGAACGGCTACTGCGGGCGATCGAGGACCGGCTGGTCGAGGCGGCCCTGTCCGGACGGTGA
- a CDS encoding condensation domain-containing protein: MRIADAVVPDEWATQTVVLAEFGGGRTETAPLTWAQGIMWRSAVRFGSNHRFMNLRRTVPVSGRVRDDLATVTRAVGALVSRHGALRTRIRSVGGEAQQETAAAGQLPLLVVPGEADGAAAARGAAARLADVAFDHANEWPLRVALVTVDDRVRQIVVVFSHSTVDAYAAEVVLRDLRLILLRGSVATPPGPQSTQVARDQHGPDQERSARAVEHWAREFTRLSPPAMTPTGPELTPRLHRGTLVSSALDRAARLLAARHRVSASAVLLAATTALAVGQRGPEVVALFSMAHNRFRAEYADAVANLGQIGMGVVDLTGRPGFTELLPRFWRGALGAYRHAYYDPLALRQRFLTEGHDFETAFLPYQYFNDVRLAGSGGETIPTVTEGELRAAMAESAFHWVDGLAQAAWHRLTHVVDEPGAVGVTVSVDTRFVPVESVEPFLRDLEELLVTAAFREVAWPWTPSWRVPPGPTAG, from the coding sequence ATGCGAATCGCGGATGCCGTAGTGCCGGACGAGTGGGCCACGCAGACGGTGGTCCTGGCCGAGTTCGGTGGTGGGCGCACCGAGACCGCCCCGCTGACCTGGGCGCAGGGAATCATGTGGCGGTCCGCCGTCCGGTTCGGGTCGAACCACCGGTTCATGAACCTCCGCCGTACCGTGCCGGTGTCCGGCCGGGTCCGCGACGACCTGGCCACGGTGACCCGGGCGGTCGGGGCGCTGGTGAGCCGACACGGGGCGCTGCGGACCCGGATCCGGTCGGTCGGCGGCGAGGCACAGCAGGAGACCGCGGCGGCCGGCCAGTTGCCCCTGCTGGTGGTGCCCGGCGAGGCCGACGGCGCGGCGGCGGCCCGGGGGGCGGCGGCCCGGCTCGCCGACGTCGCGTTCGACCACGCGAACGAGTGGCCGCTGCGCGTCGCCCTGGTCACCGTCGACGATCGGGTACGCCAGATCGTGGTCGTCTTCAGCCACTCCACCGTGGACGCCTACGCGGCCGAGGTGGTGCTGCGCGACCTGCGGCTGATCCTGCTGCGCGGGTCGGTCGCCACCCCACCCGGTCCCCAGTCGACGCAGGTGGCGCGGGACCAGCACGGCCCTGACCAGGAACGCTCGGCCCGCGCGGTGGAGCACTGGGCCCGCGAGTTCACCCGGCTGTCCCCGCCGGCCATGACCCCGACCGGGCCGGAACTGACCCCACGGCTGCACCGGGGGACGCTGGTCTCGTCCGCACTCGACCGGGCGGCCCGGCTGCTCGCCGCCCGCCACCGGGTCAGCGCCTCCGCGGTGCTGCTGGCCGCCACCACCGCCCTGGCGGTCGGTCAGCGGGGACCGGAGGTGGTCGCGCTGTTCAGCATGGCGCACAACCGATTCCGCGCCGAGTACGCGGACGCGGTGGCAAATCTCGGGCAGATTGGAATGGGTGTGGTGGATCTGACCGGTCGGCCCGGATTTACCGAGTTGTTGCCCCGGTTCTGGCGCGGCGCACTCGGCGCCTACCGGCACGCCTATTACGATCCGCTGGCGCTGCGGCAGCGTTTCCTGACGGAAGGTCACGATTTCGAGACCGCATTCCTGCCGTACCAGTATTTCAACGACGTCAGACTTGCCGGCAGTGGCGGTGAGACGATCCCGACGGTGACCGAGGGCGAGCTGCGGGCCGCCATGGCGGAGAGCGCCTTCCACTGGGTCGACGGCCTGGCGCAGGCGGCCTGGCACCGGCTGACCCACGTCGTGGACGAGCCGGGGGCGGTCGGTGTCACGGTCAGCGTCGACACCCGGTTCGTACCCGTCGAGTCGGTCGAGCCGTTCCTGCGCGACCTGGAGGAACTGCTGGTCACCGCGGCCTTCCGGGAGGTGGCCTGGCCCTGGACGCCCTCCTGGCGCGTCCCGCCCGGTCCGACGGCGGGGTAA
- a CDS encoding non-ribosomal peptide synthetase/MFS transporter: protein MSFGQERIWFTEQLTPGTAGYLVHTTLRLIGPLDPDLLATAIDASARRHDSLRMRFTENDLGEPVVEVMAAVRVPVTVVGVTDEAAARALVAESARTPFDLAAAPLLRALVIRLADDDHVLHLAMHHIVSDGWSLDLLLTEIATCYGALRDGGPVPAPPAVSYVDYAAWQRARADGPDAGAELAWWTEALAGVPALELPTDRPRPAVQTYAGATRRFRIDAELTDGLRRLARGQRATLYMTLLAGLQALLFRHTGQRDFAIGSPVAGRVVPELENLIGLFVNTLALRADLSTTGGTADSPGEEPSFATLLRRTRTGVVKALARQEVPFERLVKDLNVTRDVSRSPVFQVLFTLQNYARSGGRWPDGLVTEGFGADGDAARFDLSLYLGEVDDELRGMFVYNTDLFDAATVARLSERFTTLLRAAVARPDLPIVDLDLLDADERDRVLAFGTPDEPTTRVTPVTGTATNLADLVGPHAVATPDAPAVVCGPDAVTYRELDRRADRLAHWLRSAGVGPDALVGVLLEQSTELAVALLGVLRAGGAYLPLDPEQPPNRLAAMLADARPVVVLTSSDLRDRLTPTDPAVPVPIAPTCLDEIADELAAGPDTDLGVAVHGGNLAYVIYTSGSTGTPKGVAVAHRQVLRYLDGVADRFDVVPAGRYALLQSMSFDFSVTIFWLALATGGVVHLLPRRGTGAELAEQLRAEHIDYLKITPSHLAALTADAEPADLLPARALILGGEAADLDRIAPLAAAGPARVFNHYGPTEATVGVATHEVTADAAPTGPVPTGRPLPYARVYVLDDRMRPVPVGVPGEVYLGGDRLARGYLNRPALTAERFVPDPYGPPGARLYRTGDRGRWRADGQLMFLGRTDHQVKIRGYRVELGEVEAGLRDCPPVRQAVVLLRDDRLVAYLEPVPGADVPEAAELRRTLADRLPEHMVPQRFVWLEKLPLQEHGKVDRRALPEPTAEVPTGARVAPAGPVEHLVAGIWREVLGLAEVGATDDFFDLGGHSLLATQVVARLRRELPAADGASRVSVMDLFRHRTVRELAARIAVADAEPAALLHELTAPVPAAERIATLVCVPYGGGSAVVYQPLADALPAGYRLLSVAVPGHDIGLADDPAPIGEVAGDVVAEILARVDGPLVLYGHCGPGAALTVEVARRLEAAGRELTAVYLGAVFPFARPVGGVLGPLLRLRLAERVRSDRIYRTWLQAQGTSVGALDPDEMAFLIRAMRHDARVSEEYFTELVHQRVSPLRAPVVSVVGDRDRGTEYHEERFREWHFLSDRTALAVIDEGGHYFLKYRAGELAEIVTGVHHRLGGPDPVAGVADLVGVDGADPAWTLAAVSDRGTEPPPPAAPTGRRRGADRDPQPSMARFGLVAAGQIVSSTGTALTNFAIPLWIYLETGSLARFALFAILGLVPGLLVAPLAGALVDRTSRRRMLLFAGVAAGAANAALAGLVLTDRIQVWHIYLLVGWLSVALAFQRLAFVSAVPQLVPKRFLGHANGLAQTATGVTQFLVPLIAVALLEAVGLAGILLIDVASYVFALGVLLAIRFPRTLALHRREGIGQEILGGLRYSVRRREFRSMLVFFAALNLFLFPVLYLLSPLVLGFADLAQVAQVALAGGVGAAVGGLVMLVWGGPRRYRMRAVLLGTLGIAVACLVTGLRPNLVLVGAGAFGMYLALGVVNGVYNTIIQTKVPPRFHGRVFALNQMVAWSTMPLGWGVIAPFAAQTLEPLLMPGGALAGTVGAVIGVGPGRGIALLYLLFAGCIALTALVSLRTPVLARFDDEVPDAPPDDLIGIAARQARAAAGDGAAVAGSSTAVAKPGASLAESGTAAAESGATAGTPMNATTSQTPGRRAA, encoded by the coding sequence TTGTCGTTCGGACAGGAACGCATCTGGTTCACCGAACAACTGACGCCCGGTACGGCCGGATATCTCGTCCACACCACGCTGCGGCTGATCGGCCCGCTCGATCCGGACCTGCTGGCCACCGCCATCGACGCCAGCGCCCGCCGGCACGACAGTCTGCGGATGCGGTTCACCGAGAACGACCTCGGCGAACCGGTGGTCGAGGTCATGGCGGCGGTGCGGGTCCCGGTCACCGTCGTCGGGGTGACGGACGAGGCGGCGGCGCGTGCCCTGGTGGCCGAGTCGGCGCGTACCCCGTTCGACCTGGCCGCCGCTCCCCTGCTCCGGGCGCTGGTGATCCGGCTGGCCGACGACGACCACGTGCTGCACCTGGCCATGCACCACATCGTCAGCGACGGCTGGTCGCTGGACCTGCTGCTCACCGAGATCGCCACGTGCTACGGCGCGCTGCGCGACGGCGGTCCCGTCCCCGCGCCGCCGGCCGTCTCGTACGTCGACTACGCCGCCTGGCAGCGCGCCCGCGCGGACGGACCGGACGCCGGCGCGGAGCTGGCCTGGTGGACCGAGGCGTTGGCCGGCGTGCCGGCGTTGGAACTGCCCACCGACCGGCCCCGCCCGGCGGTGCAGACGTACGCCGGGGCCACCCGCCGGTTCCGGATCGACGCCGAACTGACCGACGGGCTACGCCGGCTGGCGCGCGGCCAGCGGGCCACGCTCTACATGACGCTGCTCGCCGGCCTACAGGCGCTGCTGTTCCGGCACACCGGCCAGCGCGACTTCGCCATCGGCTCCCCGGTCGCCGGCCGCGTGGTGCCCGAGTTGGAGAACCTGATCGGGCTCTTCGTCAACACGCTCGCGTTGCGCGCCGACCTCTCCACCACCGGCGGAACCGCCGACTCCCCCGGCGAGGAGCCCAGCTTCGCGACGCTGCTGCGGCGGACCCGCACCGGCGTCGTCAAGGCGCTGGCTCGTCAGGAGGTGCCGTTCGAGCGGCTGGTCAAGGACCTGAACGTCACCCGGGACGTGAGCCGCTCGCCGGTGTTCCAGGTGCTGTTCACCCTGCAGAACTACGCCCGCAGCGGCGGCCGGTGGCCGGACGGGCTGGTCACCGAGGGCTTCGGTGCCGACGGCGACGCGGCCCGGTTCGACCTGTCGCTGTACCTGGGCGAGGTCGACGACGAACTGCGCGGCATGTTCGTCTACAACACCGACCTGTTCGACGCGGCCACGGTGGCCCGGCTGAGTGAGCGGTTCACCACCCTGCTCCGCGCGGCGGTGGCCCGGCCGGACCTGCCGATCGTCGACCTGGACCTGCTCGACGCGGACGAACGGGACCGGGTGCTGGCGTTCGGCACGCCGGACGAACCGACGACACGGGTCACCCCGGTGACCGGTACCGCGACCAACCTCGCCGACCTGGTCGGACCGCACGCGGTCGCCACCCCGGACGCGCCGGCAGTGGTCTGCGGGCCGGACGCGGTGACCTATCGGGAGCTGGACCGGCGGGCCGACCGGCTGGCGCACTGGCTGCGGTCGGCGGGCGTCGGCCCGGACGCGCTGGTCGGCGTGCTGCTGGAACAGTCGACGGAGTTGGCCGTGGCGTTGCTCGGCGTGCTGCGGGCCGGTGGGGCGTACCTGCCGCTGGATCCGGAGCAGCCACCGAACCGGCTGGCCGCCATGCTCGCCGACGCCCGGCCGGTGGTGGTGCTGACCAGCAGCGACCTGCGCGACCGACTCACCCCGACCGACCCGGCGGTACCGGTGCCGATCGCGCCGACGTGTCTGGACGAGATCGCCGACGAGTTGGCCGCCGGCCCGGACACCGACCTGGGCGTCGCCGTGCACGGCGGCAACCTGGCCTACGTCATCTACACCTCCGGGTCCACCGGCACCCCGAAGGGGGTGGCCGTGGCGCACCGGCAGGTCCTGCGCTACCTCGACGGGGTGGCCGACCGGTTCGACGTCGTACCGGCCGGCCGGTACGCGCTGCTCCAGTCGATGTCGTTCGACTTCAGCGTCACGATCTTCTGGCTGGCCCTGGCCACCGGCGGGGTGGTGCACCTGCTGCCCCGCCGGGGCACCGGCGCCGAACTGGCCGAACAGTTGCGCGCTGAGCACATCGACTACCTGAAGATCACCCCGTCGCACCTGGCGGCGTTGACCGCCGACGCCGAGCCGGCCGACCTCCTGCCGGCTCGGGCCCTGATCCTCGGTGGCGAGGCCGCCGATCTGGACCGGATCGCGCCGCTGGCCGCCGCCGGGCCGGCCCGGGTGTTCAACCACTACGGCCCGACCGAGGCGACGGTCGGCGTCGCCACCCACGAGGTCACCGCCGACGCGGCCCCGACCGGGCCGGTGCCCACCGGCCGTCCGCTGCCGTACGCCCGGGTGTACGTCCTCGACGACCGGATGCGGCCGGTGCCGGTCGGGGTGCCCGGCGAGGTCTACCTTGGCGGGGACCGGCTGGCCCGGGGCTACCTGAACCGTCCCGCGCTGACCGCCGAACGCTTCGTGCCCGACCCGTACGGACCGCCCGGCGCCCGCCTCTACCGCACCGGTGACCGGGGCCGGTGGCGGGCCGACGGGCAGCTGATGTTCCTCGGCCGGACCGACCACCAGGTCAAGATCCGGGGTTACCGGGTGGAGCTGGGCGAGGTGGAGGCCGGGTTGCGCGACTGTCCGCCGGTGCGGCAGGCCGTGGTGCTGCTGCGCGACGACCGGCTGGTCGCCTACCTGGAGCCGGTGCCCGGCGCGGACGTACCGGAGGCCGCCGAGCTGCGCCGGACCCTCGCCGACCGGCTGCCCGAGCACATGGTCCCGCAGCGGTTCGTCTGGCTGGAGAAGCTGCCGTTGCAGGAGCACGGCAAGGTGGACCGCCGGGCGCTGCCGGAGCCGACCGCCGAGGTACCGACGGGTGCGCGGGTCGCCCCGGCCGGCCCGGTGGAGCACCTGGTCGCCGGGATCTGGCGGGAGGTGCTCGGCCTGGCCGAGGTCGGCGCCACCGACGACTTCTTCGACCTCGGTGGGCACTCGCTGCTGGCCACCCAGGTGGTGGCCCGACTGCGGCGGGAACTGCCCGCCGCCGACGGGGCGTCCCGGGTCAGTGTGATGGACCTGTTCCGGCACCGGACGGTCCGCGAGCTGGCCGCCCGGATCGCGGTGGCCGACGCCGAGCCGGCCGCGCTGCTGCACGAGCTGACCGCGCCGGTGCCGGCCGCCGAACGGATCGCCACCCTGGTCTGCGTCCCGTACGGCGGGGGCAGCGCGGTGGTGTACCAACCCCTCGCCGACGCCCTGCCAGCCGGCTACCGGCTGCTGTCGGTGGCCGTACCCGGGCACGACATCGGGCTGGCCGACGACCCGGCGCCGATCGGCGAGGTCGCCGGGGACGTGGTCGCGGAGATCCTCGCCCGGGTGGACGGTCCGCTGGTCCTCTATGGGCACTGCGGTCCCGGTGCGGCGCTCACCGTCGAGGTGGCCCGGCGGCTGGAAGCGGCGGGCCGGGAGCTGACCGCGGTCTACCTCGGTGCGGTGTTCCCGTTCGCCCGGCCGGTGGGCGGGGTGCTCGGGCCGCTGCTGCGGCTGCGCCTGGCCGAGCGGGTCCGCAGTGACCGGATCTACCGCACCTGGTTGCAGGCTCAGGGCACCTCGGTCGGCGCGTTGGACCCGGACGAGATGGCGTTCCTGATCCGGGCGATGCGCCACGACGCCCGGGTCTCCGAGGAGTACTTCACCGAGCTGGTGCACCAGCGGGTGAGCCCGCTGCGCGCGCCGGTCGTCTCGGTGGTCGGCGACCGGGACCGGGGCACCGAGTACCACGAGGAGCGGTTCCGGGAGTGGCACTTCCTCAGCGACCGGACCGCGCTGGCGGTGATCGACGAGGGCGGGCACTACTTCCTCAAGTACCGGGCCGGGGAACTAGCCGAGATCGTCACCGGCGTGCACCACCGGCTGGGCGGCCCGGACCCGGTGGCCGGGGTAGCCGACCTGGTCGGGGTGGATGGAGCCGACCCGGCGTGGACGCTGGCCGCCGTCTCCGACCGCGGCACCGAACCACCGCCACCCGCTGCTCCCACGGGTCGCCGCCGGGGCGCCGACCGGGACCCGCAGCCGAGCATGGCCCGGTTCGGCCTGGTCGCGGCCGGGCAGATCGTGTCCAGTACGGGCACCGCCCTGACCAACTTCGCCATTCCCCTCTGGATCTACCTGGAGACCGGGTCGCTGGCCCGGTTCGCGCTGTTCGCGATACTCGGGCTGGTGCCCGGCCTGCTGGTCGCCCCGCTCGCCGGTGCGCTGGTCGACCGCACCAGCCGCCGACGGATGCTGCTGTTCGCCGGTGTCGCCGCCGGGGCGGCCAACGCGGCGCTGGCCGGGCTGGTACTCACCGACCGGATCCAGGTCTGGCACATCTACCTGCTGGTCGGCTGGCTGTCGGTGGCGTTGGCGTTCCAACGGCTGGCGTTCGTCTCCGCCGTACCGCAACTGGTGCCGAAACGCTTCCTCGGCCACGCCAACGGTCTCGCCCAGACCGCCACCGGCGTCACCCAGTTCCTGGTGCCACTGATCGCGGTGGCCCTGCTGGAGGCGGTCGGCCTCGCCGGGATCCTGCTCATCGACGTGGCCTCGTACGTCTTCGCACTCGGGGTGCTGCTGGCGATCCGGTTCCCCCGGACGCTGGCGCTGCACCGACGGGAGGGCATCGGCCAGGAGATCCTCGGCGGCCTGCGCTACTCGGTACGACGCCGCGAGTTCCGGTCCATGCTGGTCTTCTTCGCCGCGCTGAACCTGTTCCTGTTCCCGGTGCTCTATTTGCTCTCTCCGCTGGTGCTCGGCTTCGCCGACCTGGCGCAGGTGGCGCAGGTGGCCCTGGCCGGCGGGGTGGGCGCCGCCGTCGGTGGCCTGGTGATGCTGGTCTGGGGCGGTCCCCGCCGCTACCGGATGCGGGCGGTGCTGCTGGGCACCCTCGGCATCGCGGTGGCCTGCCTGGTCACCGGGCTGCGGCCCAACCTGGTGCTGGTCGGTGCGGGCGCGTTCGGCATGTACCTGGCGCTCGGCGTCGTCAACGGCGTCTACAACACGATCATCCAGACCAAGGTGCCGCCCCGGTTCCACGGCCGAGTGTTCGCGCTCAACCAGATGGTGGCCTGGTCCACCATGCCGCTGGGTTGGGGGGTGATCGCCCCGTTCGCCGCGCAGACGCTGGAGCCGCTGCTGATGCCGGGCGGCGCGCTGGCCGGCACCGTCGGCGCGGTGATCGGGGTCGGGCCGGGCCGGGGCATCGCCCTGCTCTACCTGCTCTTCGCCGGGTGCATCGCGCTGACCGCGCTGGTGTCGCTGCGTACGCCGGTGCTGGCCCGGTTCGACGACGAGGTGCCCGACGCCCCACCGGACGATCTGATCGGCATCGCGGCCCGACAGGCCCGCGCCGCTGCGGGGGACGGTGCGGCCGTCGCGGGAAGCAGTACGGCCGTCGCCAAACCCGGTGCGTCCCTCGCGGAAAGCGGTACGGCCGCCGCCGAAAGCGGTGCGACGGCCGGAACGCCGATGAACGCGACGACCAGCCAGACGCCGGGACGGAGGGCCGCCTGA
- a CDS encoding class I adenylate-forming enzyme family protein has product MGDIGRIDADGYLYLSDRHQDVIKSGAFKISSLEVEAALHEHHGVAEAAVVGVPHPVLGSAVAAVLVPRPGTDPTGLSLAALRGFLADRLADYQLPSRVLLVDELPRNPGGKVLKRQLTSQFDN; this is encoded by the coding sequence ATGGGCGACATCGGCCGGATCGACGCCGACGGCTACCTCTACCTCTCCGACCGGCACCAGGACGTGATCAAGTCGGGGGCGTTCAAGATCTCCTCGCTGGAGGTCGAGGCGGCCCTGCACGAGCACCACGGGGTCGCCGAGGCGGCCGTGGTGGGCGTGCCGCATCCGGTGCTCGGCTCGGCGGTGGCCGCCGTGCTGGTGCCCCGACCCGGGACCGACCCGACCGGGCTGTCCCTGGCCGCGCTGCGCGGGTTCCTCGCCGACCGGCTCGCCGACTACCAGTTGCCGTCACGGGTGCTGCTGGTCGACGAACTGCCCCGCAACCCGGGCGGCAAGGTCCTCAAACGCCAGCTGACCAGCCAGTTCGACAACTGA